GCGTGTTCCGCACCGCCGGAGTGGCGCAGCGTTTCCTGGCGGGTGCGCTGAACGCTCCCGTCTCGGTCGCGGCGACCGCGTCCGAGGGCGGCGCGTGGGGGATCGCGGTCCTCGCCGCCTACCTGCGCTCCGGCGGAACGGACGGGCGCGACCTCGACGCCTACCTCCGCGACCGTGTCTTCGCCGAGGTCGCATTCGAGACGGCCGACCCGCAGCCGCAGGACGTCGCCGGGTTCGCCGACTACCTCTTCCGCTACGACGCCGGCCTCGCCGTCGAGCGTGCCGCCGTCTCGGCGCTGCCCGACCGCGCGGCGACCGCCTCCCCGGAAGGAACCGCCCAGTGACCACTGAATCCCCCGCTGTCCGCGCCGTTCGCGAGCGCGTCGCCGCGCTGCACGCCGAGCTCGTCCGCTACGGACTCGTCGTCTGGACCGGCGGCAACGTCTCCGGACGCGTCCCCGGCGAGGACCTCTTCGTCATCAAGCCGAGCGGAGTGGACTACGACGACCTCGCGCCGGACAACATGATCCTCTGCACCCTCGACGGCGAGGTCGTGCCCGGCTCGCTCGGCGCCGAACGGTCGCCGTCGTCGGACACCGCCGCGCACGCCTTCGTCTACCGCAACATGCCGGAGGTCGGCGGCGTCGTGCACACGCACTCGACCTACGCCACCGCGTGGGCGGCGCGGGCCGAGCCCATCCCGTGTGCCATCACCGCGATGGCGGACGAGTTCGGCGGCGACATCCCCGTCGGTCCGTTCGCGATCATCGGCGACGACTCCATCGGCCGGGGCATCGTGCAGACGCTGACCGGCCACCGCAGCCGCGCCGTCCTGATGCAGAACCACGGCGTCTTCACCATCGGCACCGACGCGCGCGACGCGGTGAAGGCCGCCGTCATGGCCGAGGACGTCGCCCGCACCATGCACATCGCCCGCCAGGGCGGCGACATCGTGCCCATCCCGCAGGAGGCGATCGACAGCCTCTTCGACCGCTACCAGAACGTGTACGGACAGAACCCGGAAGGAACCAACCCCTGATGCCGAAGCTCACCACCTCCCTCGATGTGTACGAGGTCTGGTTCCTCACCGGCAGCCAGCACCTGTACGGGCCCGAGACGCTCGCGCAGGTCGCCGACCAGTCGCGCGCCATCGCCGACGAGCTGGGCGCGTCCCCCGACGTGCCGGTCCGGATCGTCTGGAAGCCGGTCCTGACCGATGCGGACGCCATCCGCCGCACCATGCTCGAGGCCAACGCCGACGACAGCGTGATCGGCCTGATCACCTGGATGCACACCTTCAGCCCCGCGAAGATGTGGATCGCCGGCCTGGACGCCCTCCAGAAGCCGCTGCTGCACCTGCACACCCAGGCGAATGTCGAACTGCCGTGGGGTGAGATCGACTTCGACTTCATGAACCTGAACCAGGCCGCGCACGGCGACCGCGAGTTCGGTTACATCCTCACCCGCCTGGGCGTGCCGCGCACGACCGTCGCGGGTCACGTGTCCAACCCGGTCGTCGCCGCACGCGTCGGCACGTGGATGCGCGCCGCAGCCGGCCACACCGCGACCCGCACGCTGAAGCTGGCGCGCTTCGGCGACAACATGCGCTTCGTCGCCGTGACCGAGGGCGACAAGACGGAGGCCGAGCACGTGTTCGGCGTGCAGGTCAACACCTGGGGCGTCAACGAGCTGGCGGAGGCGGTGGCGGCGGCATCGTCCGAGGCCGTCGACGCGCTGGTCGCGGAGTACGAGGACCTGTACGACGTCGTCCCCGAGCTCCGTCGTGGCGGTGACCGCCACCAGTCGCTGCGCGACGGCGCGGCGATCGAGCTGGGCCTGCGGTCGTTCCTGGAGGAGGGCGGCTTCGGCGCCTTCACGACCAGCTTCGAGGACCTCGGCGCGCTCAAGCAGCTGCCGGGTCTGGCCGTCCAGCGCCTCATGGCCGAGGGCTACGGCTTCGGCGCCGAGGGCGACTGGAAGACCGCGATCCTCGTGCGCGCGGCCAACGTGATGGGTGCGGGGCTGCCGGGCGGCGCCTCCCTCATGGAGGACTACACGTACGACCTGACGCCCGGCGACGAGCGCATCCTCGGGGCGCACATGCTCGAGGTGAGCCCGTCGCTGTCGACCGCCACTCCCACCCTCGAGGTGCACCCGCTCGGCATCGGCGGCAAGGACGACCCGGTGCGCCTGGTCTTCAGCGCCGATCCCGGCCCCGCCGTTGTGGTCGCACTGTCGGATGTGCGCGACCGCTTCCGGCTGGTCGCGAACGTGGTCGAGGTCGTCGAGCCGTCGGCGCCCCTCCCCAAGCTGCCGGTCGGTCGCGCGGTGTGGAAGCCGGCCCCCGACTTCACCACCTCGGCGACGGCGTGGCTGGAGGCCGGCGCCGCCCACCACACCGTCATGAGCACGGCGGTCGGGGTGGAGGTCTTCGAGGACTTCGCCCGCATGGCCCGCACGGAACTGCTGATCATCGACGACTCCACGACCCTGCGGCAGTTCCGCCGCGACCTGGAGGGCAACGCCGCGTACTACCGCCTCGCCCGCGGCCTCTGACGGCCGGCTGACGCCGCCGCCCGGCGGCCCGCCGTCCAGCGGTGGCTAACGTCGGAGAAAGCGGTCGGAATCTCCGACGTACCGCGGTGCGGGAGGAGATTCGGCCGGGGATCGGCCGAATCTCCTTCAATGGGCGGTGGATCTCCGACGCTGGCTGGAAGGCGCGTAGGCGCTCGCGGCGCGCGCCTACGCGCGGCGCAGCATCCGGAGGCCGGCGGGCACGGACAGCACGGCGACCGCGGCCACGAACACCACGAGCACCGGCACCAGCGGCCAGAGGATGAGCGCGACACCGACCAGCAGGACCGGCAGCGCGAGGCCGATGTACGCGATCAGGAAGATCGCGGCGAGCACCTCGCCGCGGCGCTCGGGCGCGGCCAGCGAGGCTGCGACCGCGATCGCCGAGCGGAACTGCAGCCCCACCCCGGCTCCGGCGATCACGCCGCTCACGATGAACACCCAGAGGGATGCGGCGAGCACGCCCGCTGCGAGGCCGCCGAGCCCGAGCAGCATGAGCGTGAGCGCGAGGACGAGCTGGGTGCGGGTCGACAGTCGCGCGAAGACGATTTGCGACACCGCCGAGGCCGCGAACACGGCGAACGGCACGAAGCCGGCGAGCAGGTGCGAGGTCTGGTGCAGGGTCCCGGCGAGGACGCTCGGCGCGAGCGAGGTGAACAGGCCGAAGACCGCGAACCCGGCGAACGCGGCGACGGCGGCCGCCGAGAAGGCGCCGCGCGCCTCCGCGGGCAGCGAGATGCGCTGCGGCCGGTAGGCGGGACGCTCCTCGGCGCGCTCGACCGTCTCCGGGACGAGAGCGACGGCCACCGCGGCGACGGCGAGGATCACGAGGAACACGACGTACGGGAGCAGCAGCGGCTGCGGCAGGAACTGCGCGAACGCCCCGGCGATCAGCGGGCCGAGCGCGAGTCCGCCGGTGTTGACGACGGTGGACACCGTCCCGGCCAGCCGCGGACCCTCCGCCGGGCGGGCGACCGCGCGCAGCTCGCTCAGGTGGGCGGTCGCGCTCGCGGTGAGCGCTCCGACGCCGATGCCGGAGATGGTGCGGGCGACGATGAGCCCGGCCACGTCGTTCCACACCAGGAAGAGGGCGGCCGCCACGATCTCGAGCAGGACCGCGATGAGGATCATCCGCCGCCGGCCCGCGATGTCACTGAGGTGGCCGATCAGCCAGAGGCTCGCGATGACTCCGACGGCGTACGCGGCGAAGATGACGGTCACGACCCAGGTCGGGAAGCCGTCGCGGGCCTGGTACAGCGCGTACAGCGGGGTGGGGATGGTGGAGAAGGCCATCACGGTGAGGAACGCCGCCGCGATGACCCAGAAGCCGGCACCGTGCCGGAAGCGGAACGGCCGGTCGGTGCGGTCGGCGCGCGTGCCGCTGACGCGGGGCAGCGAGCCGGTTGAGGAGGCGGAGTCGAGCATGCTGGTCATGGTTTGATGATGCTCTCACTGAAGCATCGAGTCCAACGGAAATAGACGATGCTGAGCATCGACCAAGCCGATATCATCCTGCACATGGACACCCGCCAGCTCGAGTACTTCGTCGCGGTCGCCGACGAACGCAGCTTCACCCGCGCCGCCGAGCGTGTGTACGCGGCGCAGTCGACCGTCTCGGCCGGCATCCAGAGCCTGGAACGCGAGCTCGGGGCGCCGCTGTTCGAGCGGGATGCGCACGGCGTGCGGCTGACCGACACGGGCGAGGCCGTCCTCACCGAGGCGCGCAACGGCATCCAGGCGGTCGAGCGGATGCGCGAGCTCGCGGATGCTCAGGGGCCGCTCCGCGGGACCGTCCGCGTCGGCATCTTCACCAACCTCCGCAGTATCGACCTGCCCGGGATCATGGGGGAGTTCCATCGACGGCACCCGCACGTCGACCTCCGGCTCGGTCCGTCGCCGGGCGGCTCCACGGGCCTGGTGGAGGAGGTGCGCCAGGGGCGGGTCGACATCGCCTTCCACGGCCTGCCCGATGCGGTGCCGGACCTCGTGACGCGGCACCTCGTCGTCTCGCCGTTCCTCGCGGTCCTGCCGGAGGCGCATCCCCGTGCCGGAGACCGGGAGGTCTCGCTGACCGACCTCGCCGACGAGCCGTGGGTGGATTCGCGGGCCGGCTTCGGGAACCGCGTCACGCTCGACCGGGCGTTCGCCGCCGCGGGGCTCACCCGCCGCATCCCGACCGAGCTGGCCGATCTGGGCGAGATCCCGCGGTTCGTCGCCGCCGGACTCGGGGTGGCGGCCCTGCCCGAATTGACGATCATCCCGGCGGAGGGGGCGGTGGTGCGTCCGCTGCGGGAGCCCGTCGGCTGGCAGCTGAACGCGATCGCGCGCCCGCGTCCCGGCCGTGCCGCGGAGGCGTTGCTCGCCCTGCTCGCCGAACGCATCCGCCGCGCCTGATCGGGGATCGCCCGCACCTCTTCCCGGGGCCTCCGGGATGCGCCAGACTCGGCGCGGGGAGGTCAGGTGGGCGAAGACGAGCACTTCACAGCGCAGCTGCGCGAGGAGCTGCGCCATCGGGTCCGCCCCATGCGCGGCCGGGATCCGAAGGAGCGGGGTCGCACGACCACCCCCCTGGAGTTGCTCTACGACCTGACCTACGTGGTGGCCTTCGCCGCCGCCTCCGACATGCTCGCCGAGCAGCTCAGCCACGGCGACATCTGGCCCGCCCTCGGCGCGTACATCTTCGCCGTGTGGGCGGTGAGCTGGGCCTGGCTGAACTTCACCTGGTTCACGTCGGCCTACGGCAACGACGACCTGCTCTTCCGCATCGCGACCATCGTCCAGATGGTCGGCGTGCTCGTCCTCACCTACGGCCTCCCGGTGAGCTTCGAGCGGGCCGCGCACGGCGAGAGTCCGAACAACCTGCTGATGGTGATCGGCTACATCATCATGCGCGTCCCGCAGATCCTGCTCTGGCTGCGGGCGGCACGCGAGGACCCGGACCACCGCAGCAACGCCCTCTCCTACGTCGTCATCATCTCGATCGCACAGGTCGGCTGGCTGCTGACGGCGATCGTTCCGCTGCCCGTCGGCGTCACGGTGACCGCGCTGATCGTCCTGGCGCTGTTCGAGATGGTCGCGCCGGTGGTCGCCACGCGCAGCTACGGCTTCTCGCCCTGGAACGCCGGTCATCTCGCGGAGCGCTTCGCCCTGCTGACGCTGATCACGATCGGCGAGGTGATCGCCGGGACCACCGCGGCCGTCGGCGCGCTGACCCAACAGGTGGGGTGGTCGCCGGAGGCGGTGCTCATCGCGGCTTCCGGGCTGGTGACGGCCGCGGCCGTCTGGTGGACGTACTTCCTGGTGCCGTCGCGCGCGATCCTGGAGCGGCGTCCCGAGCGCGCGTTCGGCTGGCGGTACGCCCACCTGGCGCTGTTCGGCTCGATCGCCGCCATCGGGGCCGGCCTGCACCTCACGACCATCGCGGTCGAGAAGGGCGGGGTCTCCCTGCTCGGCATCGCCCTCGCCCTCGCGGTGCCGCTCGCGACGACCATCGTGCTGATCTTCCTGACCTGGAGCGTGCTCCTGCGCTCGTTCGACTTCACGCACGTCCCCCTGCTCCTGATCACGCTCGCGCCGCTCGCGGCGGCCGTGGTCGTGGGCGCGGTGACCCGTCCCGGTCAGTCGATCGACCTGGAGCAGCCGGGCTCGCTGACGACGCTCAGCCTCGTCGTTGGACTGGTCGCCCTCGGCGCGGTCGTCGAGGTCGTCGGCCACGAACTGGTCGGCTTCGGGCACACGCTGCGCGCGTGGCGGGCGGACCGATCCGGGTTCGCGCGCGACTCAGCCGGCGGACCGCCCCGGATCGCGGGCGGTGACGGAACCGCGCGCTCCTGAGTCCGGCTCGTCGGCGTCCCGGCGCTCACCGCGAGTCTTCAGGAGGCTCGCGGCCGCGGCGACGGCGATGGTCACGCCGATGAAGACGAGCGAGAAC
This region of Leifsonia sp. fls2-241-R2A-40a genomic DNA includes:
- the araA gene encoding L-arabinose isomerase, yielding MPKLTTSLDVYEVWFLTGSQHLYGPETLAQVADQSRAIADELGASPDVPVRIVWKPVLTDADAIRRTMLEANADDSVIGLITWMHTFSPAKMWIAGLDALQKPLLHLHTQANVELPWGEIDFDFMNLNQAAHGDREFGYILTRLGVPRTTVAGHVSNPVVAARVGTWMRAAAGHTATRTLKLARFGDNMRFVAVTEGDKTEAEHVFGVQVNTWGVNELAEAVAAASSEAVDALVAEYEDLYDVVPELRRGGDRHQSLRDGAAIELGLRSFLEEGGFGAFTTSFEDLGALKQLPGLAVQRLMAEGYGFGAEGDWKTAILVRAANVMGAGLPGGASLMEDYTYDLTPGDERILGAHMLEVSPSLSTATPTLEVHPLGIGGKDDPVRLVFSADPGPAVVVALSDVRDRFRLVANVVEVVEPSAPLPKLPVGRAVWKPAPDFTTSATAWLEAGAAHHTVMSTAVGVEVFEDFARMARTELLIIDDSTTLRQFRRDLEGNAAYYRLARGL
- a CDS encoding L-ribulose-5-phosphate 4-epimerase gives rise to the protein MTTESPAVRAVRERVAALHAELVRYGLVVWTGGNVSGRVPGEDLFVIKPSGVDYDDLAPDNMILCTLDGEVVPGSLGAERSPSSDTAAHAFVYRNMPEVGGVVHTHSTYATAWAARAEPIPCAITAMADEFGGDIPVGPFAIIGDDSIGRGIVQTLTGHRSRAVLMQNHGVFTIGTDARDAVKAAVMAEDVARTMHIARQGGDIVPIPQEAIDSLFDRYQNVYGQNPEGTNP
- a CDS encoding MFS transporter: MTSMLDSASSTGSLPRVSGTRADRTDRPFRFRHGAGFWVIAAAFLTVMAFSTIPTPLYALYQARDGFPTWVVTVIFAAYAVGVIASLWLIGHLSDIAGRRRMILIAVLLEIVAAALFLVWNDVAGLIVARTISGIGVGALTASATAHLSELRAVARPAEGPRLAGTVSTVVNTGGLALGPLIAGAFAQFLPQPLLLPYVVFLVILAVAAVAVALVPETVERAEERPAYRPQRISLPAEARGAFSAAAVAAFAGFAVFGLFTSLAPSVLAGTLHQTSHLLAGFVPFAVFAASAVSQIVFARLSTRTQLVLALTLMLLGLGGLAAGVLAASLWVFIVSGVIAGAGVGLQFRSAIAVAASLAAPERRGEVLAAIFLIAYIGLALPVLLVGVALILWPLVPVLVVFVAAVAVLSVPAGLRMLRRA
- a CDS encoding low temperature requirement protein A, encoding MGEDEHFTAQLREELRHRVRPMRGRDPKERGRTTTPLELLYDLTYVVAFAAASDMLAEQLSHGDIWPALGAYIFAVWAVSWAWLNFTWFTSAYGNDDLLFRIATIVQMVGVLVLTYGLPVSFERAAHGESPNNLLMVIGYIIMRVPQILLWLRAAREDPDHRSNALSYVVIISIAQVGWLLTAIVPLPVGVTVTALIVLALFEMVAPVVATRSYGFSPWNAGHLAERFALLTLITIGEVIAGTTAAVGALTQQVGWSPEAVLIAASGLVTAAAVWWTYFLVPSRAILERRPERAFGWRYAHLALFGSIAAIGAGLHLTTIAVEKGGVSLLGIALALAVPLATTIVLIFLTWSVLLRSFDFTHVPLLLITLAPLAAAVVVGAVTRPGQSIDLEQPGSLTTLSLVVGLVALGAVVEVVGHELVGFGHTLRAWRADRSGFARDSAGGPPRIAGGDGTARS
- a CDS encoding LysR family transcriptional regulator, which translates into the protein MDTRQLEYFVAVADERSFTRAAERVYAAQSTVSAGIQSLERELGAPLFERDAHGVRLTDTGEAVLTEARNGIQAVERMRELADAQGPLRGTVRVGIFTNLRSIDLPGIMGEFHRRHPHVDLRLGPSPGGSTGLVEEVRQGRVDIAFHGLPDAVPDLVTRHLVVSPFLAVLPEAHPRAGDREVSLTDLADEPWVDSRAGFGNRVTLDRAFAAAGLTRRIPTELADLGEIPRFVAAGLGVAALPELTIIPAEGAVVRPLREPVGWQLNAIARPRPGRAAEALLALLAERIRRA